A region from the Arthrobacter gengyunqii genome encodes:
- a CDS encoding helix-turn-helix domain-containing protein: protein MKALPVEPSSAPVAIGPRIRLARQARRMTIEQVAGATGLTKGFLSRVERDLTSPSVASLLTLCQVLSISIGDLFTAPATELTRWRDAPSVHLGGTGITERLVTPRAERRIQVIRAVIEPGGSGETELYSVDCDVEVLHVARGSFVLVFDGETMELSEGDTVTFPGQEPHSWRNPTDTEAVVLWTLVSPSAS from the coding sequence ATGAAGGCCTTGCCCGTAGAGCCGTCCAGCGCCCCGGTGGCCATCGGGCCGAGGATCCGCCTGGCACGACAGGCCCGGCGGATGACCATCGAGCAGGTGGCCGGCGCCACCGGACTCACCAAAGGGTTCCTCAGTCGGGTGGAGCGGGACCTGACATCGCCGTCGGTGGCGTCGCTGCTGACGCTGTGCCAGGTGCTGTCGATCTCCATCGGGGACCTGTTTACTGCCCCGGCGACGGAACTGACGCGCTGGCGGGATGCACCGTCAGTTCATCTGGGTGGTACCGGGATCACGGAGAGACTGGTGACCCCCCGCGCAGAACGTCGAATCCAGGTTATCCGCGCGGTTATTGAACCCGGGGGCTCCGGGGAGACCGAGCTCTACTCCGTGGATTGCGACGTGGAAGTACTGCACGTTGCCCGCGGCAGCTTCGTTTTGGTCTTCGACGGAGAAACCATGGAGCTTTCCGAAGGGGACACCGTGACGTTTCCCGGTCAGGAGCCGCACTCCTGGCGCAATCCCACGGATACCGAGGCTGTGGTCCTGTGGACGCTGGTCAGCCCGTCTGCGAGCTGA
- a CDS encoding FAD-dependent monooxygenase, protein MAAQQHSADSNYDVDVLIVGAGPTGLALAAQLDSFGTSFRIIDRSLTPAEHSRALALQPRTLEALRPFGISAALAAAGHPARRLHLHLPEQIIPVDLADAGSEDSEFQHLLFLSQAETERALTSHLAGRRVRVERGVELQDLERLDPEDPFAGVEAKIQRMDRGIERIRARYVVGADGAHSTVRSKAGMDWRGSGYPGTYVLADLEIDGAEPDTMHSYLNEDGFLLLFPLGQPATWRLIAMKEDGDSGEATLESLQNIADKFADGALSLRDPQWISTFKLSHQIAEYYQNGSVFLAGDAAHVSSPVAAQGMNTGIQDALNLGWKLSLGARGLASEELVDSYDAERRPVGQNVLNFTDRIFRLASSKNGLLKLPRTKLLPAIAPKASGSKALRTRLFRTVSQLGTQYRDSDMVDTGDSRLPAFLTAGPKAGDRMPDAVVLDQGRERRLHEVLSTPGFHVLLCGPGWPADTQLRIHDALGRLSPWLSVQRLTVGSRLAAADPSEIQDVSGLAFERLGLSVRRPEILVVRPDGHIGFRSQGTDITGAVEYLNRLTTSAAASQPAAASQPAAVNQPAGA, encoded by the coding sequence ATGGCGGCTCAACAGCACAGTGCGGACAGTAACTACGACGTCGACGTCCTGATCGTGGGCGCGGGACCCACGGGGTTGGCCCTCGCGGCCCAACTCGACAGCTTTGGCACCAGTTTCCGCATCATTGACCGCAGCCTGACGCCGGCGGAACACTCCCGGGCATTGGCACTGCAGCCGCGCACCCTGGAGGCCCTGCGGCCCTTCGGCATCAGCGCCGCACTCGCAGCGGCAGGACACCCTGCCCGCAGACTCCACCTTCACCTGCCCGAACAGATCATCCCGGTTGACCTGGCCGATGCAGGCAGTGAAGACTCCGAATTCCAGCACCTGCTCTTCCTCTCGCAGGCGGAAACCGAACGGGCCCTGACCTCCCATCTGGCGGGACGACGGGTTCGCGTGGAACGCGGCGTCGAACTCCAGGATCTGGAACGCCTGGACCCGGAAGATCCGTTTGCCGGAGTGGAAGCCAAGATCCAGCGCATGGACCGTGGCATCGAACGTATCCGCGCCCGCTACGTCGTCGGTGCCGACGGCGCACACAGCACGGTCAGGTCCAAGGCCGGCATGGACTGGCGCGGCAGCGGCTACCCCGGCACATATGTGCTGGCCGACCTCGAAATCGACGGCGCGGAGCCGGACACCATGCATTCCTACCTCAACGAGGACGGATTCCTGCTCCTCTTCCCCCTGGGCCAGCCGGCCACATGGCGTCTCATCGCCATGAAGGAGGACGGAGACTCGGGCGAGGCGACGCTGGAGTCCCTCCAGAACATCGCGGACAAGTTCGCCGACGGCGCACTAAGCCTGCGCGACCCGCAGTGGATCAGCACGTTCAAGCTGTCCCACCAGATTGCCGAGTACTACCAGAACGGTTCCGTCTTCCTGGCCGGCGACGCTGCCCACGTCTCCTCCCCCGTTGCTGCGCAGGGCATGAACACCGGCATCCAGGACGCCTTGAACCTGGGCTGGAAACTGTCGCTGGGTGCACGCGGCCTGGCCTCGGAAGAACTGGTGGACAGCTACGACGCCGAACGCCGGCCCGTGGGCCAGAACGTATTGAACTTCACCGACCGCATCTTCCGCCTCGCGTCGTCCAAAAACGGCCTGCTGAAGCTGCCCCGGACCAAGCTCCTGCCCGCCATCGCCCCTAAGGCTTCAGGCTCAAAAGCACTTCGCACACGTCTGTTCCGGACCGTTTCCCAGTTGGGCACCCAGTACCGGGACAGCGACATGGTGGACACCGGCGACAGCCGCCTTCCGGCATTCCTCACGGCGGGTCCGAAGGCCGGTGACCGGATGCCGGATGCCGTGGTCCTGGACCAAGGCCGCGAGCGTCGCCTGCATGAAGTCCTTTCCACGCCGGGGTTCCACGTCCTCCTGTGCGGCCCGGGCTGGCCGGCGGACACACAACTGCGGATCCATGACGCCCTTGGGCGCCTCTCGCCGTGGCTCAGCGTCCAGCGCCTGACTGTGGGCAGCCGGCTGGCAGCGGCGGATCCCTCGGAGATCCAGGACGTGAGCGGACTGGCCTTTGAACGCCTCGGACTTAGTGTCCGACGCCCGGAGATCCTGGTGGTGCGTCCGGACGGACACATCGGATTCCGCTCCCAGGGGACGGACATCACCGGCGCCGTGGAGTACTTGAACCGGCTGACCACTTCCGCCGCAGCTTCCCAGCCGGCCGCAGCTTCCCAGCCGGCCGCGGTCAACCAGCCCGCGGGGGCCTAA
- the speB gene encoding agmatinase, with product MQNPPRITANGNLGPVDAALVPRYAGPATYARLPRLDQVQHADVAVVGVPFDTGVSFRPGARFGANHVREASRLLRPYNPAQDTSPFENLQVADAGDMAVNPFNINEAIEAIQASALDLTEAGSKLLTLGGDHTIALPLLRAATERAGRPVALLHFDAHLDTWDSYFGAEYTHGTPFRRAVEEGILDTEAISHVGTRGPLYGKRDLEDDRRFGFGIVTSSDVFRQGVDEVVAKLRDRIGSRPLYISVDIDVLDPAHAPGTGTPEAGGMTSRELLEILRGLRGLNLVGADVVEVAPAYDHADITAVAASHVAYDLITLMGLSE from the coding sequence ATGCAGAACCCGCCGCGGATCACCGCCAACGGCAACCTTGGACCTGTTGACGCGGCATTGGTGCCGCGGTACGCCGGTCCGGCAACCTACGCCCGGCTGCCCCGGTTGGACCAGGTGCAGCATGCTGACGTGGCAGTGGTGGGTGTGCCGTTCGATACCGGTGTCTCTTTTCGGCCGGGTGCCCGCTTCGGAGCCAATCACGTTCGGGAAGCCTCCCGTCTCCTGCGTCCCTACAACCCTGCGCAGGACACATCGCCGTTCGAAAACCTCCAGGTGGCGGATGCCGGCGACATGGCAGTGAATCCGTTCAACATCAATGAAGCAATCGAAGCCATTCAGGCAAGCGCCCTGGACCTGACCGAGGCAGGTTCGAAACTCCTGACGCTGGGTGGGGACCATACGATTGCGCTGCCACTGCTGCGTGCCGCCACCGAACGTGCCGGCCGGCCCGTTGCACTGCTGCACTTCGACGCTCATCTGGACACCTGGGACAGCTACTTTGGTGCTGAATACACGCACGGCACTCCCTTCCGCCGGGCCGTGGAGGAAGGGATCCTCGATACCGAGGCCATCTCGCACGTGGGTACCCGCGGACCGCTCTACGGAAAGCGGGACCTGGAGGATGACCGCCGCTTCGGGTTCGGTATCGTGACGTCCTCCGACGTTTTCCGGCAGGGCGTGGATGAAGTGGTTGCGAAGCTGCGGGACCGAATCGGAAGCCGGCCGCTGTATATTTCGGTGGACATTGACGTCCTTGACCCGGCCCACGCACCGGGAACCGGCACCCCCGAAGCCGGCGGCATGACCAGCCGCGAACTCCTGGAGATCTTGCGCGGCCTGCGCGGCCTGAACCTGGTGGGCGCCGACGTCGTCGAGGTTGCCCCGGCATATGACCACGCGGATATTACCGCCGTGGCCGCGTCCCACGTCGCCTATGACCTGATCACCCTGATGGGACTGTCCGAATGA